A stretch of Schaalia odontolytica DNA encodes these proteins:
- the eccCa gene encoding type VII secretion protein EccCa, which produces MVTRKKRRTVAVPEQPSGTLAIQMPPEKAEPASIGNVLMMVVPMLGSTGVMVFMALQNDGNTRSLMMGGGMLVAMLGMVGFNIYRQFSQYRTRVKTQRREYLSYLAETRESVRKVAKKQRAYYNWVYPSPDALVTLAANGSRLWSREGNTYDLLTFRYGSGTQPLGLIFERPPIDPMTEMDVVCLSAMDRFIGVHDHTDNVGKFLYLGDFSHIEVVGDGETAYDEMRAIMMHLACFIDPSKLKIAVLCSADRLGDWEWVKWMPQARSSIVRDAVGPGRMISTDPRELAEMIGPDIAMRGAYRPGDDMPEWPHLLLVLDGAEFPPNSPFGSAVGVRGVTIMSRAREWTPMKSHTALRLVIHPNPDHKGADVVDVVTMDSLPEQAFADRLTAVQAEAVARRMTPFATQQNLEEAETPVGRSDESRQMDLMELVGIGDIRDFDPEKQWRRREGRERLAAPFAVTPEGRPVVLDIKESAQQGMGPHGLLIGATGSGKSEVLRTLVLALALTHSPEQLNLVLVDFKGGATFAGMADLPHVSAMISNLESELSLVDRMQDALQGEMVRRQEMLRQAGNYANVSDYEADRLAGKHEFPPLPALFIVLDEFTEMLVAKPEFGEVFIMIGRLGRSLSVHLLLASQKMDLGKARGLESHLSYRIALKTFTENDSREVLGIPDAAKLPPLPGSGFLKAGGDGLVRFRASYVAAPPPARTLASISEASTAGAPTAPIEILPFTVAPVITREDLGEEEEIDQNQEVVLAGDEVWADMSEMDIAVEKMKGKGYPAHQVWLPPLEIPDTFATLMPDLRPDPELGFVSRAWRESGPLRVPLGTVDLPLEQRRETLVLDLSGAGGNFALVGGPQTGKSTALRTIVQALSLTYTPQEVQFYVMDFGGGTFAGFAGAPHVAGIATRDTEEVRTRMIAEIAAIMDDRERYFRAHGIDSMDTYRRGRLEGTYDDGYGDVFLVIDGWGALRSEFDGLDRTVTTMMSRGLSLGVHLIVSAARWMDIRSEAQDIFGSRLELHTANPKESIVNREGAARIPKGRPGRGIDMVGHEMMIGLPRADDDPDPSTVSQGVARTVAKIRESLVHGEGPKLRLLPENVTVPEILAQIPEPLVLPRGGGDMILGVEESRLGPLLFNTRAESHLYLFGDGKTGKTTFLRSIISEVTRLYTPGEAKIMSIDMRRTLMGAIPKDYQLGYLTNHSEAMKQMRELAAFLRTRLPGSDVTPEQIRDRSWWSGPEVWILVDDYDLVATTSGNPLMEFIDLLPQAADIGLHVIITRRMGGASRATYEKVLQMMNDLAVTGILLSGNPSEGAIINGVKPKRAVPGRAQVVHRELGVVAAQLANTPPASI; this is translated from the coding sequence ATGGTTACACGCAAGAAACGGCGGACTGTCGCGGTTCCGGAGCAGCCCTCCGGCACCCTGGCAATCCAGATGCCGCCGGAGAAGGCCGAGCCCGCATCGATCGGTAACGTCCTGATGATGGTCGTCCCAATGCTCGGTTCGACGGGCGTCATGGTCTTCATGGCTTTGCAGAACGACGGCAACACGCGCTCCTTGATGATGGGCGGCGGCATGCTGGTCGCCATGCTGGGCATGGTCGGCTTCAACATCTACCGTCAGTTCTCCCAGTACCGCACGCGGGTCAAGACGCAGCGCCGCGAATACCTCTCCTACCTGGCGGAGACGCGCGAGTCCGTGCGCAAGGTCGCGAAGAAGCAGCGCGCCTACTACAACTGGGTCTACCCCTCCCCCGACGCTCTCGTGACGCTGGCGGCGAATGGTTCGCGCCTGTGGTCGCGCGAGGGCAACACGTACGACCTGCTGACGTTCCGTTACGGCTCGGGCACCCAGCCCCTCGGCCTCATTTTCGAGCGTCCCCCGATCGACCCGATGACGGAGATGGACGTCGTGTGTCTGTCCGCCATGGACCGCTTCATCGGCGTCCATGACCACACGGACAACGTCGGCAAGTTCCTCTACCTGGGTGACTTCAGCCACATCGAGGTCGTCGGCGACGGCGAGACCGCCTACGACGAAATGCGCGCCATCATGATGCACCTGGCGTGCTTCATCGACCCCTCCAAGCTCAAGATCGCGGTCCTGTGTTCGGCCGATCGACTGGGCGACTGGGAATGGGTCAAGTGGATGCCGCAGGCCCGCTCCTCCATCGTGCGCGACGCGGTGGGGCCGGGCCGCATGATCTCGACGGACCCGCGCGAGCTCGCCGAGATGATCGGCCCCGACATCGCGATGCGCGGCGCGTACCGCCCGGGTGACGACATGCCCGAGTGGCCCCACCTCCTCCTCGTGTTGGACGGGGCCGAGTTCCCGCCCAACTCCCCCTTCGGTTCGGCGGTGGGCGTGCGCGGCGTGACGATCATGTCCCGCGCCCGCGAGTGGACGCCCATGAAGTCGCACACGGCGCTGCGCCTCGTCATCCACCCCAACCCGGATCACAAGGGCGCGGACGTGGTCGACGTGGTCACCATGGACTCCCTGCCCGAGCAGGCGTTCGCCGACCGCCTCACCGCCGTGCAGGCCGAGGCCGTGGCCCGCCGCATGACGCCCTTCGCCACCCAGCAGAACCTGGAAGAGGCGGAGACGCCGGTGGGCCGTTCGGACGAGTCCCGCCAAATGGACCTCATGGAGCTCGTCGGCATCGGCGATATCCGAGACTTCGACCCGGAGAAGCAGTGGCGACGCCGCGAGGGCCGCGAACGCCTCGCCGCTCCCTTCGCTGTCACGCCCGAGGGCCGCCCCGTGGTCCTGGACATTAAAGAATCCGCCCAGCAGGGTATGGGTCCGCACGGCCTGCTGATCGGCGCGACCGGTTCGGGTAAGTCCGAGGTGTTGCGTACCCTCGTGCTGGCCCTGGCGCTCACCCACTCGCCGGAGCAGCTGAATCTGGTTCTCGTCGACTTCAAGGGTGGCGCTACCTTCGCCGGTATGGCGGACCTGCCGCACGTGTCGGCCATGATCTCGAACCTGGAGTCGGAGCTCTCCCTCGTCGACCGTATGCAGGACGCCCTGCAGGGTGAAATGGTGCGCCGCCAGGAGATGCTGCGCCAGGCGGGCAACTACGCGAACGTGTCCGACTACGAGGCGGATCGTCTCGCGGGCAAGCACGAGTTCCCGCCGCTGCCTGCCCTGTTCATCGTCCTGGACGAGTTCACGGAAATGCTCGTGGCCAAGCCGGAGTTCGGCGAGGTCTTCATCATGATCGGTCGTCTGGGCCGATCCCTGTCGGTGCACCTGCTGCTCGCCTCGCAGAAGATGGACCTGGGTAAGGCGCGCGGCCTGGAGTCGCACCTGTCGTACCGCATTGCTCTGAAGACCTTCACGGAGAACGACTCTCGCGAGGTCCTGGGTATTCCCGACGCTGCGAAGCTGCCCCCGCTGCCCGGTTCGGGCTTCCTGAAGGCGGGCGGCGACGGCCTCGTTCGTTTCCGCGCGTCCTACGTGGCCGCTCCCCCGCCGGCGCGTACGCTCGCGTCGATTTCCGAGGCCTCGACGGCCGGCGCTCCAACCGCGCCGATCGAGATCCTGCCGTTCACGGTCGCTCCCGTCATCACGCGCGAGGACCTGGGCGAGGAGGAAGAGATCGACCAGAACCAGGAAGTCGTTCTGGCCGGCGACGAGGTGTGGGCGGACATGTCCGAGATGGACATCGCCGTGGAGAAGATGAAGGGCAAGGGCTACCCGGCGCACCAGGTGTGGCTGCCGCCGCTGGAGATCCCGGATACCTTCGCGACCCTCATGCCCGACCTGCGCCCGGACCCGGAGCTCGGCTTCGTGTCGCGCGCGTGGCGCGAGTCCGGCCCCCTGCGCGTGCCCCTGGGCACGGTCGACCTGCCGCTCGAGCAGCGTCGCGAGACCCTCGTCCTGGACCTGTCGGGCGCGGGCGGTAACTTCGCGCTGGTCGGCGGCCCGCAGACGGGTAAGTCGACGGCACTGCGTACGATCGTGCAGGCCCTGTCGCTGACCTACACGCCGCAGGAAGTCCAGTTCTACGTCATGGACTTCGGCGGCGGTACGTTCGCCGGCTTTGCAGGCGCCCCGCACGTGGCGGGCATCGCGACGCGCGACACCGAGGAGGTGCGCACGCGTATGATCGCCGAGATCGCGGCGATCATGGATGACCGCGAGCGTTACTTCCGCGCGCATGGCATCGACTCGATGGACACCTACCGTCGCGGCCGCCTGGAGGGCACGTACGACGACGGCTACGGCGACGTGTTCCTGGTGATCGACGGCTGGGGCGCGCTGCGCAGCGAGTTCGATGGCCTGGACCGCACGGTGACGACGATGATGAGCCGAGGCCTGTCGCTGGGCGTTCACCTCATCGTGTCGGCCGCCCGTTGGATGGACATCCGTTCGGAGGCGCAGGACATCTTCGGTTCGCGCCTGGAGCTGCACACGGCGAATCCGAAGGAGTCGATCGTTAACCGCGAGGGCGCCGCCCGTATTCCGAAGGGCCGCCCGGGTCGAGGCATCGACATGGTGGGCCACGAAATGATGATCGGCCTGCCGCGCGCCGACGACGATCCGGATCCATCGACAGTGTCGCAGGGTGTTGCCCGCACGGTGGCGAAGATCCGCGAGTCCCTGGTCCACGGTGAGGGCCCGAAGCTGCGCCTGCTGCCCGAGAACGTCACGGTTCCCGAGATCCTCGCGCAGATCCCCGAGCCGCTGGTCCTGCCGCGCGGCGGTGGCGACATGATCCTGGGCGTGGAGGAGTCCCGCCTCGGACCGCTCCTGTTCAACACCCGCGCGGAGTCGCACCTGTACCTGTTCGGCGACGGCAAGACGGGCAAGACGACGTTCCTGCGCTCGATCATTTCCGAGGTCACGCGCCTGTACACGCCGGGCGAGGCAAAGATCATGTCGATCGACATGCGCCGCACGCTCATGGGCGCGATTCCGAAGGACTACCAGCTGGGGTACCTGACGAACCACTCCGAGGCCATGAAGCAGATGCGCGAGCTCGCAGCATTCCTGCGCACGCGCCTGCCGGGTTCGGACGTGACTCCCGAGCAGATCCGCGACCGCAGCTGGTGGTCGGGCCCCGAGGTGTGGATCCTGGTCGACGACTACGACTTGGTCGCGACGACGTCGGGCAATCCGCTCATGGAGTTCATCGACCTGCTGCCCCAGGCCGCCGACATCGGCCTGCACGTGATCATCACCCGCCGTATGGGTGGCGCGTCGCGTGCGACCTACGAGAAGGTCCTGCAGATGATGAACGACCTGGCGGTCACCGGCATCCTCCTGTCCGGCAATCCCAGCGAGGGCGCAATCATCAACGGTGTCAAGCCCAAGCGAGCCGTTCCGGGCCGCGCGCAGGTCGTCCACCGAGAGCTCGGCGTGGTCGCTGCCCAGCTGGCGAACACCCCACCTGCATCAATCTGA
- a CDS encoding FHA domain-containing protein codes for MADTTKTPFAHAPASRLVGAYLIDLLVLGVLLGVTWYVHFTAWTIGMITAEAVVASALMLGASGRTPGMALMRVCMIRDEEDAQTPSLGAALGYTALAVLLQVTVVGLLASYAMVHDGRTWLSGPTRTRFVDLRKHAALAAGPGEVERAERPHMAPSGFESVHEGVDQWSAPAAPLTPVPSSAPDYSAPGQRANDPFGTGYSAPAVPAVSPLPAAPAMPAAPSAPAVPSTPAAPGLSAAPSAPAVPAARESNEFEALLAPPQGTPDTHRPAPQRPATPSVPAVPPVPSVPASSTPAAPAQVPAQASWGAPAQQVPPQPGQASYNAGGQYAAPASGVPGPPPSRRDVQAAQRSGTSQWGGAGQSQWGAPATPPRTQLLWLIFDSGQRELIDMPVTLGRAPAAVEGSRAVVVPDATMSLSRTHMRLGPTATGAWIEDSFSANGTQIRTPDGRVMELTGGQAVEVPAGTEVIMGDRRATIVYADADSVH; via the coding sequence ATGGCTGATACTACGAAGACTCCTTTCGCCCATGCGCCCGCTTCGCGGCTCGTCGGCGCGTATCTCATCGACCTGCTGGTCCTCGGGGTCCTGCTTGGTGTGACGTGGTACGTGCACTTCACGGCGTGGACGATCGGAATGATCACTGCCGAGGCCGTGGTTGCCTCCGCGCTCATGCTCGGCGCGTCCGGCCGGACGCCGGGCATGGCCCTCATGCGCGTGTGCATGATCCGCGACGAGGAAGACGCGCAGACTCCGTCGCTCGGCGCGGCGCTGGGCTACACGGCCCTCGCTGTGCTCCTCCAGGTCACCGTCGTGGGCCTGCTCGCCTCGTATGCGATGGTCCACGATGGGCGTACGTGGCTGAGCGGCCCCACCCGTACCCGCTTTGTCGACCTGCGCAAGCATGCGGCGCTCGCGGCGGGCCCCGGTGAGGTCGAGCGCGCCGAGCGTCCGCACATGGCCCCCAGTGGTTTTGAGAGCGTGCATGAGGGGGTTGACCAGTGGAGCGCTCCCGCTGCGCCGTTGACGCCCGTGCCCTCCTCGGCGCCGGACTATTCCGCGCCCGGTCAGCGTGCGAACGACCCCTTTGGGACGGGTTACAGCGCTCCTGCGGTCCCGGCGGTCTCCCCGCTGCCTGCGGCCCCCGCCATGCCGGCGGCGCCCAGTGCGCCAGCCGTGCCCAGCACGCCTGCTGCGCCCGGACTGTCCGCTGCGCCTTCGGCTCCCGCTGTGCCCGCCGCGCGCGAGTCCAACGAGTTCGAGGCGCTCCTCGCGCCGCCACAGGGAACGCCGGACACCCACCGCCCCGCGCCCCAGCGCCCCGCGACACCGTCCGTGCCCGCGGTACCTCCGGTGCCCAGCGTGCCCGCCTCGTCGACGCCTGCCGCGCCCGCGCAGGTTCCCGCCCAGGCCAGCTGGGGAGCTCCCGCTCAGCAGGTGCCCCCTCAGCCCGGCCAGGCCTCGTACAACGCAGGAGGGCAGTATGCGGCCCCCGCATCGGGTGTGCCCGGACCTCCGCCGAGCCGCCGCGACGTGCAGGCTGCGCAGCGCTCCGGCACCTCCCAGTGGGGTGGGGCCGGCCAGTCCCAGTGGGGTGCACCCGCGACGCCGCCGCGCACGCAGCTCCTGTGGCTCATCTTCGACTCCGGGCAGCGCGAGCTCATCGACATGCCGGTGACTCTTGGGCGTGCACCCGCAGCCGTCGAGGGCTCGCGTGCGGTCGTCGTGCCCGACGCGACGATGTCGCTCTCGCGCACGCACATGCGCCTGGGGCCCACGGCCACCGGTGCCTGGATCGAAGACTCCTTCTCCGCGAACGGCACGCAGATTCGTACGCCCGATGGCCGCGTCATGGAACTGACGGGCGGACAGGCGGTCGAGGTGCCTGCCGGTACCGAGGTCATCATGGGAGACCGGAGGGCCACGATCGTCTACGCCGACGCTGACTCGGTGCACTGA